Proteins co-encoded in one Ruegeria sp. HKCCD4315 genomic window:
- a CDS encoding SPOR domain-containing protein → MKRAIETRPGPKRLAYLALTLTILAGCEEALGTAETAEKSQDNDGKIELIPQVTSGSQRDVEAPDVFRVTEAGLWDGRPSLGGIWVAHPDVNQPERVVIKNTANNKSVTGALFRRERNLPGPALQVSSAAAEQLGLLAGSPTKLSVVALRREKIEEPTAEESPQAEDVTAENETASADTAADGQATGDPEKLAKRKWWQKKEPAVAAAGTAAVVASASESEEDTTAETETVSDSAQETAEEQTEAPAEKPAKRKWWQKKAPAAAAAGTAAAATDAATDSAEVATEAAAAVTSPALSDAPVEAPAEKPAKRKWWQKKDPAEITETPLDPIEGAAAAIDATEATPAAATAAAAATTASPLSKPFVQIGTFSVEDNANSAAQKVRRNGMSAVVRELKTANNTVWRVLVGPAATRAERKAIQKDVKDLGFKDAFTVSD, encoded by the coding sequence ATGAAGCGAGCGATCGAGACACGCCCGGGGCCCAAAAGGCTGGCGTATCTGGCGTTGACTTTGACGATTTTGGCCGGATGTGAAGAGGCTTTGGGTACAGCTGAAACCGCCGAAAAATCCCAGGACAACGATGGGAAAATCGAACTTATACCCCAGGTGACCAGTGGTTCGCAGCGCGACGTAGAAGCACCGGACGTTTTCCGCGTTACCGAAGCGGGGCTTTGGGATGGGCGACCCTCGCTGGGGGGCATATGGGTGGCACATCCAGACGTGAACCAACCCGAGCGTGTTGTGATCAAAAACACCGCCAACAACAAATCCGTGACTGGTGCCTTGTTCCGGCGCGAGCGTAACTTGCCCGGTCCGGCGCTTCAGGTCTCATCCGCTGCAGCGGAACAGCTTGGATTGCTGGCAGGGTCACCTACAAAGCTTAGCGTTGTGGCGCTGCGTCGCGAGAAGATCGAAGAACCCACGGCTGAAGAATCACCACAAGCTGAGGACGTAACCGCAGAAAACGAGACCGCATCGGCAGATACAGCAGCCGATGGCCAAGCCACGGGTGATCCTGAAAAGCTCGCCAAACGGAAATGGTGGCAAAAGAAAGAGCCCGCAGTTGCTGCTGCCGGTACCGCCGCTGTTGTAGCAAGCGCCTCGGAATCCGAAGAGGACACAACAGCAGAAACGGAAACGGTCAGCGATTCTGCTCAGGAAACCGCAGAGGAGCAAACCGAAGCGCCCGCTGAAAAACCGGCCAAGCGGAAGTGGTGGCAGAAGAAAGCACCCGCTGCTGCTGCCGCTGGAACCGCAGCGGCTGCAACAGATGCAGCCACAGATAGCGCCGAAGTTGCAACCGAGGCTGCTGCTGCCGTAACCTCTCCGGCTTTGTCAGATGCGCCGGTCGAAGCCCCGGCCGAGAAACCCGCCAAGCGGAAATGGTGGCAAAAGAAGGATCCCGCAGAGATCACTGAAACGCCACTGGACCCGATCGAAGGTGCCGCCGCCGCAATTGATGCGACCGAAGCAACACCAGCAGCGGCGACGGCTGCGGCTGCCGCGACCACCGCATCACCGCTGAGCAAACCGTTTGTTCAGATCGGAACCTTCAGCGTCGAGGATAACGCCAACTCTGCCGCACAGAAGGTGCGCAGGAACGGTATGTCCGCAGTTGTTCGGGAACTGAAAACCGCAAATAACACCGTCTGGCGGGTGCTGGTTGGCCCTGCCGCAACCCGGGCCGAACGCAAAGCCATTCAGAAGGACGTAAAAGACCTTGGTTTCAAAGACGCGTTCACCGTATCCGACTGA
- a CDS encoding D-alanyl-D-alanine carboxypeptidase family protein, translated as MPALMRTSVLAMGIALMGLPAHAFDTTARAAYVIDQTTGTVLLSKDADQPLPPASMSKLMTLYVAFEALRDGRLTLNETLPVSEHAMSYGGSTMFLNTQDRVTVEDLLRGIIVLSGNDACVVIAEALSPDGTEAGFARYMTQRAQQMGMNNSNFANSNGWPAAGHMMSVHDLAVLADRLISDFPEYYPLFAEEVFEFDGRAPSNARNRNPLLKLDIGADGLKTGHTQEAGYGLVGSAKQGDRRVIFVLTGLDTTGQRAEEAEAVVNWSFRNFVERTVANAETPIAEAQLWMGEKKTVGLVAEGDLNVLFPVLGTQNVEAEVVYDGPINAPVQKGQQLAELVIKPEGLPEIRRPLVAAEDVAVGGFVVRMLTVGGIVLKDVINNPLESM; from the coding sequence ATGCCAGCCTTGATGCGCACATCCGTTCTGGCCATGGGGATTGCCCTCATGGGACTGCCCGCACACGCTTTTGATACCACAGCTCGCGCAGCTTATGTGATTGACCAGACCACCGGCACTGTTCTTCTGTCAAAAGACGCCGACCAGCCCCTGCCGCCCGCGTCGATGTCAAAGCTGATGACGCTGTATGTGGCCTTCGAGGCTTTGCGCGATGGCCGACTGACACTGAATGAAACCCTGCCCGTGTCCGAACACGCGATGAGCTATGGCGGCTCGACCATGTTCCTGAACACGCAGGACCGCGTCACCGTCGAAGACCTGCTGCGCGGCATCATCGTTTTGTCGGGCAATGATGCCTGCGTCGTTATCGCCGAAGCACTTAGCCCCGACGGAACCGAGGCCGGGTTTGCGCGGTACATGACCCAACGCGCGCAGCAAATGGGCATGAACAATTCCAATTTTGCCAACTCGAACGGCTGGCCTGCCGCCGGTCATATGATGTCAGTGCATGATCTGGCCGTTCTTGCGGATCGCTTGATTTCGGACTTCCCTGAATATTACCCTCTCTTCGCCGAGGAGGTTTTTGAATTCGACGGTCGCGCGCCGTCAAATGCCCGCAATCGCAACCCGTTGTTGAAGCTGGATATCGGCGCGGACGGTTTGAAAACCGGCCACACGCAAGAGGCCGGCTATGGCCTTGTCGGCTCTGCCAAACAAGGTGACCGGCGTGTCATTTTCGTCCTGACCGGGCTCGACACCACCGGCCAGCGGGCAGAGGAGGCTGAGGCCGTGGTTAACTGGTCGTTTCGAAATTTTGTCGAGAGGACAGTTGCCAACGCGGAAACGCCGATAGCCGAAGCCCAACTGTGGATGGGTGAGAAAAAGACCGTCGGGCTTGTTGCCGAAGGTGATCTGAACGTGCTGTTCCCGGTTCTGGGGACTCAAAATGTCGAGGCCGAAGTTGTGTATGACGGCCCAATCAACGCGCCAGTCCAAAAAGGACAGCAACTGGCTGAACTGGTGATCAAGCCCGAAGGACTGCCCGAGATCCGGCGCCCACTGGTGGCAGCCGAGGACGTGGCCGTCGGTGGCTTTGTCGTGCGCATGTTGACGGTTGGCGGCATCGTATTGAAAGACGTGATCAACAACCCGCTGGAGTCGATGTGA
- the tmk gene encoding dTMP kinase: MTKAGLFLTFEGIDGSGKSTQARMLADRLRAQGHEVVLTREPGGSPGAEEIRRLVLEGDPDRWSAETELLLFTAARRDHLERTIEPALAAGKVVICDRFADSTRMYQGLSRGDLRSLVDQLHNLMIGREPDMTLLIDMDPETGLSRAKGRQGTEERFEDFGPDLQKKMRAGFLSLADEFSGRFRVVNGNRDMDSVAQDVTDIVQAALR; this comes from the coding sequence GTGACGAAAGCAGGGTTATTTCTGACCTTCGAAGGCATTGACGGATCAGGCAAGTCAACCCAAGCGCGGATGCTGGCGGATCGTCTGCGCGCGCAGGGACATGAGGTCGTGCTGACGCGCGAACCGGGCGGCTCACCGGGGGCTGAGGAAATTCGCCGCCTTGTTCTGGAAGGCGACCCGGATCGGTGGTCGGCCGAGACAGAGTTGCTGTTGTTCACCGCAGCCCGCCGCGACCATCTGGAGCGCACCATCGAACCCGCCCTTGCGGCAGGTAAAGTGGTGATTTGCGACCGTTTCGCAGACAGCACACGTATGTATCAGGGCTTGTCACGCGGCGACCTGCGCAGTCTGGTAGACCAATTGCACAACCTGATGATCGGCCGCGAGCCGGATATGACGCTGCTTATCGATATGGACCCGGAAACGGGATTGTCGCGCGCTAAAGGCAGGCAAGGTACCGAAGAGCGGTTCGAGGATTTCGGTCCCGATCTGCAAAAGAAAATGCGCGCAGGGTTTCTGTCGCTGGCTGATGAATTCTCGGGCCGGTTTCGCGTCGTAAATGGCAACAGGGACATGGACAGCGTTGCGCAGGATGTGACAGATATCGTTCAAGCAGCTTTGCGGTAA
- a CDS encoding DNA polymerase III subunit delta': MSDDTPSPDQVPGAPHPRETARLFGQDAAQHAFLTAYNSDRLHHGWLLTGPRGVGKATLAWRIARFLLATPPADDGGLFGAPPPPETLEIDPDHPVSHRMQAGAEPGLAVVTRSPNDQGRLRGEIVVDDIRKLGKFFGLSSADGGRRVVIVDSADEMNISAANALLKMLEEPPARTTLLLVSHQPSRLLPTIRSRCRTLRLGPLSPQDMQTALSQTGTEVPAQTEHLAALAAGSVGDAVRLINLGGLDIYAELIAILGTLPRMDRQRALALAEAAAQRGAADRFELLLTLIDVALSRLALTGATGTPPVPEAAPNEGETLMRLSASPDQARRWAEVAATITARARHGQAVNLDPAALVLDTVFKIQETAGQNR; this comes from the coding sequence ATGAGCGACGATACTCCTTCTCCGGATCAGGTGCCGGGTGCACCGCATCCGCGCGAAACCGCTCGGCTATTTGGCCAGGACGCGGCTCAACACGCATTTCTGACGGCCTACAATTCCGACAGGCTGCACCACGGTTGGTTGCTGACCGGGCCGCGCGGCGTCGGCAAAGCAACGCTGGCGTGGCGGATCGCGCGATTTTTGCTGGCCACACCCCCGGCAGATGACGGCGGCTTGTTCGGAGCGCCGCCGCCGCCAGAAACGCTCGAAATTGATCCCGATCATCCGGTATCACATCGCATGCAGGCCGGAGCCGAACCAGGATTGGCTGTGGTCACCCGATCACCAAACGATCAGGGGCGGTTGCGCGGCGAAATTGTCGTGGACGATATCCGCAAGCTGGGTAAGTTCTTTGGTCTGTCCTCGGCTGATGGCGGACGCCGGGTGGTGATTGTGGATTCGGCGGATGAAATGAACATCAGTGCTGCCAACGCGCTGTTGAAGATGCTGGAAGAGCCGCCTGCGCGCACCACACTTTTGCTCGTATCGCACCAACCTTCGCGCTTGCTGCCAACCATCCGGTCGCGCTGCCGCACGCTGCGCCTTGGCCCGCTGAGTCCGCAGGACATGCAAACCGCCCTGTCGCAAACCGGAACAGAAGTTCCCGCCCAGACTGAACACCTGGCCGCACTTGCGGCAGGATCAGTTGGGGATGCTGTGCGGTTAATCAATCTTGGCGGTCTGGACATTTATGCCGAGCTGATCGCCATTCTGGGCACCCTGCCCCGTATGGACCGGCAACGCGCACTGGCGTTGGCCGAAGCCGCAGCACAGCGCGGTGCCGCTGATCGTTTCGAGTTGTTGCTAACGCTGATCGACGTCGCCTTGTCACGGCTGGCTTTGACTGGCGCAACCGGTACCCCCCCCGTTCCCGAAGCGGCCCCAAACGAAGGTGAAACGCTGATGCGTCTTTCGGCTTCCCCCGATCAAGCCCGCCGCTGGGCAGAAGTCGCCGCGACAATCACGGCACGCGCACGGCATGGTCAGGCGGTGAACCTTGACCCTGCCGCTCTGGTCCTAGATACGGTGTTCAAGATACAGGAAACCGCCGGTCAGAACAGATGA
- a CDS encoding TatD family hydrolase, with protein sequence MSDTPQITDSHCHLDFPDFDGQLDEIITRAAEAGVTRMVTICTKLRNEPSVRAIAEAHAPVFYAAGTHPMSAADEPITSVDELVALAQHPKFVGIGESGLDYHYTADSAEVQKQSLRIHIEAAQRTGLPLIIHARAADDDMAPILAEEYRNAPYSCVMHCFSSSAELAKAALDLGFYLSMSGITAFPKSQELRDIFATAPVDRVLVETDAPYLAPPPYRGKRNEPAYTAHTARKGAEVFGMDYAAFAAQTQANFDRLFTKAALYKAAA encoded by the coding sequence ATGAGCGACACCCCCCAGATTACCGACAGCCACTGCCATCTGGACTTCCCGGATTTCGACGGCCAGTTGGACGAGATCATCACGCGCGCGGCCGAGGCTGGTGTGACCCGCATGGTCACGATTTGCACCAAGCTACGCAACGAACCCAGCGTCCGTGCGATTGCCGAAGCCCATGCGCCCGTCTTCTATGCCGCCGGCACGCACCCGATGAGTGCGGCGGATGAGCCGATAACGTCGGTCGACGAACTGGTTGCCTTGGCCCAGCACCCGAAATTCGTCGGTATTGGAGAGTCTGGTCTGGACTACCACTATACCGCCGACAGTGCGGAAGTGCAGAAACAATCCTTGCGCATCCATATCGAAGCGGCCCAGCGCACTGGCCTGCCCCTGATCATTCACGCCCGCGCAGCGGATGATGACATGGCCCCAATTCTGGCCGAGGAGTATCGCAACGCACCCTATTCCTGCGTTATGCACTGCTTCTCTTCTTCTGCCGAATTGGCCAAGGCCGCGCTGGATCTGGGCTTTTACCTGTCCATGTCCGGCATCACCGCCTTCCCCAAAAGCCAGGAGTTGCGCGATATTTTCGCAACCGCACCGGTGGACCGCGTTCTGGTGGAGACCGATGCGCCCTATCTGGCCCCACCACCCTATCGCGGCAAACGTAACGAACCCGCCTACACCGCCCACACAGCCCGGAAAGGGGCTGAGGTTTTCGGCATGGATTACGCCGCTTTTGCAGCCCAGACACAGGCCAATTTTGACCGCTTGTTCACCAAGGCCGCGCTGTACAAGGCCGCTGCATGA
- a CDS encoding MBL fold metallo-hydrolase, which yields MTGVRFTILGCGSSGGVPRLGGQWGDCDPTNPKNVRRRCSLLIEREGPDGTTSVLVDTTPDMRSQLLDTGTGRLDGVVYTHSHADHVHGIDDLRMIVFNMKTRVPVWADGDTQNALLGRFGYAFIQPEGSPYPPILDLKSIDGPFDIDGPGGPITLRPFKVNHGSIDSLGFRIGQLAYLPDVAEIYDDAWPEMEGLDWLIIDALRRNPHPTHAHLEKTLGWIEQLRPKRAVLTNMHIDLDYATVDAETPDYITPAFDGMVIYQAQ from the coding sequence ATGACCGGGGTGCGTTTTACAATTCTGGGCTGCGGTTCCTCGGGCGGCGTACCAAGGCTGGGCGGCCAATGGGGCGACTGCGATCCTACAAACCCGAAAAACGTGCGCCGCCGCTGCTCGCTGCTGATTGAACGCGAGGGGCCGGATGGAACGACCTCGGTTCTGGTCGATACCACGCCGGATATGCGCAGCCAGTTGCTGGACACCGGCACCGGGCGGTTGGATGGGGTGGTCTATACCCACTCGCACGCGGATCATGTACACGGGATCGACGACCTGCGCATGATCGTGTTTAACATGAAAACGCGCGTACCCGTCTGGGCGGATGGGGACACACAGAACGCGTTGCTGGGCCGTTTCGGATACGCCTTCATTCAGCCTGAAGGTTCACCTTATCCTCCGATCCTGGACCTCAAATCCATTGATGGCCCTTTCGACATCGATGGTCCCGGTGGGCCCATTACGTTGCGCCCGTTCAAAGTGAACCACGGCTCGATCGACTCTCTTGGGTTCCGCATCGGTCAGCTGGCCTATCTGCCGGATGTCGCCGAGATTTACGACGACGCCTGGCCCGAGATGGAAGGGTTGGACTGGCTGATCATCGATGCATTGCGCCGCAACCCGCATCCCACGCACGCGCATCTGGAAAAGACGCTGGGATGGATCGAACAACTGCGACCAAAACGCGCGGTGCTCACCAATATGCATATCGATCTGGACTATGCGACGGTTGACGCGGAAACTCCCGACTATATCACCCCCGCTTTTGACGGGATGGTGATCTATCAGGCGCAATAA
- a CDS encoding AEC family transporter, whose translation MLQSLIDVILPVFLVIGAGYTATRTGYFKQEHVDGLMKFTQGFAIPCLLFLAIAHLDLSASFDPRLLASFYSAAALCFTAGLFGARIIFGRDWEDCVAIGFCCLFSNSVLLGLPITERAYGPENLTGNYAIIAFHSPFCYGVGITVMEVVRNRGNGGVHMARSVLSAMFKNALILGIALGFVVNITGLVIPAVVDEALELVTRAALPGALFALGGVLVKYKPEGDLRTIGFVCCISLMLHPSLVWLFGTSTGLPQDLFRSGVLNAAMAPGFNAYIFANMYGRAKRVAASSVLIGTAASIITVWLWLSLLG comes from the coding sequence ATGCTGCAAAGCCTGATCGACGTCATTCTTCCGGTCTTCCTTGTGATCGGTGCCGGATACACGGCGACCCGCACGGGCTATTTCAAACAAGAGCACGTCGATGGGTTGATGAAATTCACCCAAGGTTTTGCGATTCCCTGCCTGTTGTTCTTGGCCATCGCGCATCTGGACCTTAGCGCCAGTTTCGATCCCCGGCTTTTGGCCAGCTTCTATTCCGCCGCTGCGTTGTGCTTCACTGCGGGTCTCTTTGGAGCAAGGATCATTTTTGGCAGGGACTGGGAAGACTGCGTGGCCATCGGATTCTGTTGTCTGTTTTCCAACTCGGTCCTGCTGGGCCTGCCGATAACCGAACGTGCTTATGGCCCTGAGAACCTGACGGGCAACTACGCGATCATCGCCTTCCATTCTCCGTTTTGTTACGGCGTTGGGATCACGGTGATGGAGGTCGTGCGCAATCGCGGCAACGGCGGTGTACATATGGCGCGATCAGTTCTGTCAGCGATGTTCAAAAACGCACTGATTCTTGGTATCGCGCTTGGTTTTGTCGTCAACATAACTGGTCTGGTCATCCCAGCAGTCGTGGACGAAGCGCTTGAGCTTGTTACCCGCGCCGCCTTACCGGGGGCGCTGTTTGCGTTGGGGGGTGTGTTGGTTAAATACAAACCCGAAGGCGACTTGCGCACCATTGGTTTTGTCTGCTGCATCTCTCTGATGCTGCACCCCAGCCTAGTTTGGTTATTCGGAACATCCACCGGCCTGCCGCAGGACCTGTTTCGATCAGGCGTGTTGAATGCCGCCATGGCACCGGGCTTTAACGCCTATATCTTTGCGAATATGTATGGCCGCGCCAAACGCGTTGCGGCTTCGTCCGTTTTGATCGGAACAGCAGCATCTATAATCACCGTCTGGCTTTGGTTGAGCCTTCTGGGCTAA
- a CDS encoding CbiX/SirB N-terminal domain-containing protein — protein sequence MPHAIVVAHGQPSDPDPAEAALAAFAAKVDALAEHVTVSSATLAKPGALEAKLDGLPENSVIYPLFMAKGWFVTSALPKRVGDHRARILDPLGIDPDLPALTANALEAKLREEHWAANATDLVIAAHGSGRSRNPSAVANEFANRLGRQVAFQSIRVGFVEEPPSIAEAARDASNQAICLPFFACTGGHVLEDVPEELERAQFKGIVMPVVGELAPIQRQIAQKVTEAFASA from the coding sequence ATGCCACACGCCATAGTCGTCGCCCACGGCCAGCCCTCTGACCCAGATCCCGCTGAGGCCGCGTTGGCTGCATTTGCAGCCAAGGTCGACGCGTTGGCCGAACATGTAACGGTGAGTTCTGCGACGCTGGCCAAGCCCGGCGCGCTTGAGGCCAAATTGGACGGCCTTCCTGAAAATTCAGTCATCTACCCGCTTTTCATGGCGAAGGGGTGGTTTGTAACAAGTGCCCTGCCGAAGCGAGTTGGAGATCACAGGGCACGTATTTTGGATCCTTTGGGCATTGATCCCGATCTGCCCGCGCTGACGGCGAACGCGCTAGAAGCGAAGTTGCGAGAAGAGCATTGGGCGGCCAATGCGACGGATTTGGTGATCGCTGCGCACGGGTCGGGCCGCAGCCGGAATCCATCGGCGGTGGCCAATGAATTTGCGAACCGGCTAGGCAGGCAGGTTGCATTTCAATCGATCCGGGTTGGCTTTGTCGAAGAACCGCCCTCGATTGCCGAAGCAGCGCGCGATGCATCTAATCAAGCGATTTGCCTACCGTTCTTCGCATGTACCGGAGGTCATGTTCTAGAAGACGTACCCGAAGAGCTGGAGCGCGCCCAATTCAAAGGTATCGTCATGCCCGTTGTCGGAGAGCTCGCCCCCATTCAGCGGCAGATCGCGCAAAAGGTCACCGAGGCGTTCGCATCAGCGTGA